The genomic stretch TTTAATGGATCAGATCCGAGGTCGGCTCTCGATGCTCAACAAAGCGAACGGTCCCGAGGATGAAGAGGATCCCTGGCGTTCCGTCATCTCTTCCTGGAAGCTACTTTTCCAGGCAAGCGACCACGAGGTGGACGGTCAGAACTCATTGGTGATTGCTAATCTGGTCTACGATAACTGGCGGGACCGAGAGCTCTTTATTGACCAGCAGTTTCAGGAAGAATTGGAGAACGACGAACGGGATCGTTTAGAGAACAGTGTTTTGGTTGAGACCGAACGGGAAGAGCGTCGCCGGATTAACAACCTTCAAGAGTTGGAGAATCTAGGGGAGGCCAACGTTCCGGCGCCGTCGCTGGACGGAAGCGGAGCGACTGTTCTTGCGCAGGCTATGAAACGGCTGACTGAGCAGGAGGCATTGCTTGCGGCTCAAGGATTTAAGCTTCAGGAGATTGGCTTGAAAGCGCGCTTGAAGATGCAAAGCCAAATTGTTTCGTTCCTCGCGCAGAGGCGTTTCCAACATGCATTGATCCTTTCGTCGTTTTACCGGACGCTGTTTAAGAGCACTGCCCAAGATCTGGAGGTAGGGGGTGAACAACTCGTTGCTTACCTTCCTGAATTGGAGATGATCCCCACGGTCGACAGTCTCGAGTTTGTTGCGATCCAAGCGATCGATGACGTGCGCACAGGGATGAGGTCCGTAGAAAACGCCTACGAACAGGGCCAAATGATCTCTGCTTTGGAACGATTGCAAGAGACTTTCTTCCTAGGTGAATACTCTTTGGAGGTTGTGCTTTTTCCGGAGGAAAAGAAACGTGTGCTTCGTGAGCTTTATTTCGACTTGGATGAGGCCCGCCGATTGGTAGAGCTGAAGGATTTCCAGGCACTGGAAGAACTGATCCAATCCATTTCTGCGATAGCTGCCGATTTCCCTGATCGCGAGGCCATGGCTGCGATCAATGTAGCGAAACAGGGAAGTCGCCTAAAGCTTCTGGCGGCGCGTGGCGCCATGATCCGGGGCGACGTGGATCAGGCAGAGACGCTGATCGGAGAAGCTTTTGAAGTTTGGCCGCTGAATCCGGAGATCGAGACATTTTTGACAGACTCCGTTACCGGAGCTGACTTCATCTCAGATTTCGACCTCGATTTTTCTGCAGGCGATTACCGCCGCATTTTTGAGCGTAGGGAAGAGTATCTCGCAGCTTTGAGCGGTGATAGCTATCGGGGAGAGCAGCTGAGAGAGGCTCTTGAGGCTGTGCAAACAATCGATTACGGAGTACGTGCAGCGGAAGAGCGGCGTGGGCGAGGAGAGGCTTTTGCTGCCTGGGAGTTGCTAAAAGAAATTGAAACGGTAGCAGGGGATGACCGTCGATACCACAGCATGCTTTCCTCAGTGGTCCCGACAATTGCCGAGTTCGTTAGCGAAGTGGATGAAGCAGAACGGCTTGAAGCGGAAGGAAATTACGCTGCTGCATTAACGAAGTTTGCGGCTGCGAGTGAGTATTTTCCGGCGAGTCAGGTGGTCAGTCGCGGTGTGGAGCGCTTGGCAAACCGCATGCTCGAACAGGCGAGACAAATTGTCGAGCTGGACGACCCTGCCCAATCGTAGGCCGTTGGCCAGACTACCGCTCGAGCAAGGCACTAAGTACCTCGTTCATCCCTTTGACTACTTTGCTGGAGTCGTCCTCGAGGCCTGCGCTTAGCCGAGCCCCCGCAAACAGTTGCTCGGCGATTAAGCCAGCCAAGTTCTCATCATCCGAGCGAAGGCTTGCGACTTTTTTAACAAGAGTATGCTGCGGGTTGAGCTCGAATCGGACGGGTGTCTCGGGAAGCTCGGGTCCGTCCTGATTCATTGCTTTCATCACCCGGCGCATGTTGGCGCTCATTGCGCTATCGGCGTTTAGAACAACGGCGGGACTGTCGGTCAACCGCTTGCTCATAACGACGTCACTGACCTGATCTCCCAATTTCTCCTTCACCCACTTGCTCAACGCTTCGCCTTCTTCTCGGTCGAGCGCTTCGGTCTGCTCTTCCGGGCTGTCGGGCAGTTCGATGTCTTCGCGGTCAGCCGAGACCAGCTTTTTCCCGTCAAACTCGGCCAAGTGGGACATGACGAACTCGTCAATCGGATCGGTAACAAAGAGGACTTCGATACCTCTCGATACAAACGCTTCCAGGTAGGGACCCGATTCGATACCCGAACGTCCAGAGCCGAAGAGGTAGTAGATCTCTTTTTGGTCTTCCCCCATTCGACTCACATAATCCGCAAATCCCGTTTGCTTACTTGAGTCGGTGAGTGAGGATTCGTAACGAAGAAGCTTGGAGAGATCCTCGCGATGGCTCGCGTCGGATACGACACCTTCCTTCAAGTATTGGCTGAAGTTGGCGTAAAAGTCCTTGAAGGCGTCTGGGTCCTTCTTGTCTTTTTCCCCGAGTAGTTTGAGGAAGCGGCGGGTTAAAACCTTGCTCAGTTTCCGGATCACCGAGCTGTCTTGCATGGATTCACGGGAGATATTGAGAGGGAGATCCGCGCTGTCGACAACTCCGCGCACAAAGCGCATCCACTCCGGAAGGAGGCCCTCTGGGTTGCGATCAATCAGGACCTTTCGGCAGTAGAGAGATACACCCGGCTCCATGCGTCCGAAGCCGAATTGTTCCATGTTCTGCTGGGGGGCAAAAAGGAGTGAGTGGATTTCCAGTGGAGCGTCTGCTGTGAAGTGGAGCCAGAACCTCGGTTCATCGAACGCATGAGCCTGAAATTTGTAGAAGTCTTTGTACTCTTCCTCGGTGATCTCAGAGGCACTCTTCAGCCAAAGAGCTCCAACTGTGTTGATCTTGTCGCCGTTTAGGTTGAGGGGGAAGGGAACAAAAGCAGAGTAGTTCTCCAGAACCCCTTTAACGCGGTCTGCTTTCGCGAACTCCTTGTGGTCGTCTTTCAGGTAAATGACGATCTTGGCACCACGACGCTGGCCTTCCGACTCTTCGATTTCGTAGGTCCCGGAACCATCACTGGTCCAGCAGTATCCCTGCGAGTCGGGCTTCCAGGAGTGGGTGTAGAACTTCACTTCCTTCGCAACCATGAAGACGCTGTAGAAACCGACCCCGAACTGGCCGATCAGGTTTTCGTTCTTGGAACCACCTTCCTGCAAGGCTTTGAGAAATGTTTTCGAGCCGGAATGCGCGATCGTCCCAAGATTTTCAACAAGCTCTTCGCGATCCATTCCCAATCCAAAGTCCTGGAAGGTAATCGTTCCCGCCTGATCGTCAGTCGATACGTTGATTTCCGACTCGAGGCCGTCGTCAAACACGTTCTTTTCGGTGAGCTGCAGGTGTCTCAATTTTTCAAGGGCGTCCGAGGCATTTGAGACCAGCTCACGAATAAAGATTTCACGGTCCGTGTAGAGAGAGTGGACCACGATATCAAGGAGTTGCTTGACCTCAGCTTGGAATTCACGGGTTTCGGGTTTTGCTTCGCTCATGTTTTGCGGGACTGGGTTGGGATTTCTCTGGTTTTGGAAAAAACTTTCTGGAAGAACGGAAATTTCCCAGACACTCAACCAAAATTTGTAGTTTGGTTGAAGAATTTCAATAGGGTTTACCGTGGGAAAACGGATGCCAATTTGAGATTTTCAGGGATCACTGGCTGTCACCTTTACCCTCTCCAGACAAAACCGTCTTCGCTGATCGGAGCCCAACGCGTGAGGCCCCGGCGTCAAGAAAATCCCGAACTTGCTTTCGCGTGCGTATGCCCCCACTTGCCTTGATTTTCAGATCTGCTGACCGAAGTGATGTTGCCCAGAGCTGAACATCTTCTAGCTTAGCGCCCGATCCACCGAAACCGGTTGAAGTCTTTATGAAGTTCGCGCCTGCATCTTCGCAGAAGGAGAGTGCCTGAAGTTTTTGTTCACGATCCAAATAGCAGGTTTCGACGATAAATTTAGAAATGAGCCCTACCTTTCTGCAGACTGCGGCTAGGTCCGAAATTTCTTTGGCAACTGCAGACGTCTCACCGGCAATCAAAGCGGAGTAGTCGATCACGATGTCAACCTCCGACGCACCTCTTGCAGCGACCTCATCAATTTCTGTCGCCTTGGAGCGAGTCGAGTAACGGCCGCTGGGAAAACCGATTACCGTCGCTAGGCCAACCTCGCCAGAGCCAAGAATCTTCCGGCAGATCGGGACGCTGTTCGGGTAGACACAGACGGCCGCAACACTGTTGGCGAGAGCTTCATGACAAAGATCTTCGATATCCCCTGACGTGGCATCGAGCTTCAGATTGGTCACGTCCAAGCTGGACGCGATCTCCGTGAGAGACCTGAGCATTTGGAGAGGTTTGAGCCAAACTCAGGGAAAGGTAAAGCGTCGGTTCGAAAATCGGAACACGAACTGAATTTCCGGTGGTCCGGTATCGCTCAGCCCTCAATTTCTTCGAGTGTGGCCATCGCGGGTGCGGTTCCCTTGCGCGTCACCGAAATAGCGGCCGCGCGGTTGGCAAATTGGGCTGCTTTTAGCGGATCATTGTCGAATCGCTGTAGGCCGGCAGAGAATGCTCCAACGAACGCGTCTCCAGCACCAGTAGTATCCACCGGTACAACCCCTTCTTCTGCCGGGATCCGTTCCCAGAAATTCTCGGTAGAGAGATGGGCACCATTTCCGCCCAAGGTCACTAGCACGGTCTCTGTTCCAACTTTCCGGCAGAGGCTATCCAATTCTTCTCCCGAGAGGGTGGCGATTTCATCGGTGGGCAGAGACTCGATGCCGAGTTTTTTCAGGACGGCAACGAATTCGGATTCGTTCGGGATCAAAAAATCGGCCATATGAATCAGCTCAACCGGAAGATCGGGCCTTAACGGTGCGGGGTTGAGGATCCTTTTTATCCCCTTTTCTCCAGT from Verrucomicrobiota bacterium encodes the following:
- the htpG gene encoding molecular chaperone HtpG; amino-acid sequence: MSEAKPETREFQAEVKQLLDIVVHSLYTDREIFIRELVSNASDALEKLRHLQLTEKNVFDDGLESEINVSTDDQAGTITFQDFGLGMDREELVENLGTIAHSGSKTFLKALQEGGSKNENLIGQFGVGFYSVFMVAKEVKFYTHSWKPDSQGYCWTSDGSGTYEIEESEGQRRGAKIVIYLKDDHKEFAKADRVKGVLENYSAFVPFPLNLNGDKINTVGALWLKSASEITEEEYKDFYKFQAHAFDEPRFWLHFTADAPLEIHSLLFAPQQNMEQFGFGRMEPGVSLYCRKVLIDRNPEGLLPEWMRFVRGVVDSADLPLNISRESMQDSSVIRKLSKVLTRRFLKLLGEKDKKDPDAFKDFYANFSQYLKEGVVSDASHREDLSKLLRYESSLTDSSKQTGFADYVSRMGEDQKEIYYLFGSGRSGIESGPYLEAFVSRGIEVLFVTDPIDEFVMSHLAEFDGKKLVSADREDIELPDSPEEQTEALDREEGEALSKWVKEKLGDQVSDVVMSKRLTDSPAVVLNADSAMSANMRRVMKAMNQDGPELPETPVRFELNPQHTLVKKVASLRSDDENLAGLIAEQLFAGARLSAGLEDDSSKVVKGMNEVLSALLER
- the deoC gene encoding deoxyribose-phosphate aldolase, which encodes MLRSLTEIASSLDVTNLKLDATSGDIEDLCHEALANSVAAVCVYPNSVPICRKILGSGEVGLATVIGFPSGRYSTRSKATEIDEVAARGASEVDIVIDYSALIAGETSAVAKEISDLAAVCRKVGLISKFIVETCYLDREQKLQALSFCEDAGANFIKTSTGFGGSGAKLEDVQLWATSLRSADLKIKASGGIRTRKQVRDFLDAGASRVGLRSAKTVLSGEGKGDSQ
- a CDS encoding ribokinase encodes the protein MKSAPILVVGSFVQDLTFSTARFPSPGETVVGEFITGPGGKGSNQAVAARRAGSEVIYVGAVGRDAFASEVRKFYQTEGIVAHLAEYAEKATGTAGILFDESGENEIVVALGANADLSPSDISDDDVASAGLLVCQLECNLDAVADVMKRTGEKGIKRILNPAPLRPDLPVELIHMADFLIPNESEFVAVLKKLGIESLPTDEIATLSGEELDSLCRKVGTETVLVTLGGNGAHLSTENFWERIPAEEGVVPVDTTGAGDAFVGAFSAGLQRFDNDPLKAAQFANRAAAISVTRKGTAPAMATLEEIEG